The following proteins are encoded in a genomic region of Streptomyces sp. SLBN-31:
- a CDS encoding nitrate- and nitrite sensing domain-containing protein, giving the protein MQKTRPRRTGKQTAPQGGSEQPSGTVTGKGRPTHVRNRLIVAVAVVAAAIAGAGAPSVLAASGQLKDSQDLVTLAGQTQDALVLAHSLADERDDVTSYIAAGRSKSKAPSEQRSARVDRQIEELRADPDIPASLRGDLDGIATLRRSALTGKSSALETHDAYSTAIAGLHRLAEQLAEKMPPGAGGGAHALAQLDTAVQQSAAARGLLLAALGVPRSTQTVISPVTGLPTTTTGSSSADAKTRDALSAAAQQARLRSDAALAGFRETAPKAALASYDSTVTGAEVNQADKYLASLTDQPTLSDSELGTSASKVDAALSARVEMMRGVESALYDRRTKDLAKLRDDDVTALEIRIAVLGALMLLAVGVATGMARSLTRPLSVLRRGSARLAESADPAAEEPVTFTGRNDEFAQVVRSVNALHAHAATLHERVTTLESDRKHLVGQRQKMADAREELRAELTDSAAQLERLRESIGGTFVNLALRTLGLVERQLTVIEGLEEREQDPERLATLFKLDHFATVMRRHSENLLVLAGTEHVQQHAGPVPLVDVVRAAVSEIERYERVRISALPPHAHVAGFAADDLSHLLAELLENAASFSPPDLPVEVSGWLLENGEVMLSVQDEGIGMTAERMTRLNARLAEFDPESPYDQEGEEGLGLGLYVVARLAHRHGVRVQLREQKQGGVAAVVVLPKSLLAAAPSSAVPASSSSVPTAHTFSLPGADAEANSNLLPARTPTTDPLVALAEKAVQESPEAQEAGATPEVAAELPAPRTAGDDLAPTPERPAETTMELLIPGPAAEAQAPIAEALATEAPADVPEAHGRPPEADGTHTQTAPAAADGDCAPQGPPAPGDETRTGGAGGSEERAEGEAEAAEHTRTPDEEEPVTAKGLPKRTPKITTPTEAPRPRGGSVDADALRRRLGGFRRGAEAGYRDVQAEIAEQTGQTQAPATEPATSEEATGGTVEEASS; this is encoded by the coding sequence GTGCAGAAGACGCGGCCTCGTCGCACAGGCAAGCAGACGGCCCCCCAAGGGGGTTCGGAGCAGCCCTCCGGCACCGTCACCGGCAAGGGCCGGCCCACCCACGTACGCAATCGGCTCATCGTCGCCGTGGCCGTCGTGGCCGCCGCCATAGCCGGAGCGGGAGCCCCGTCAGTCCTGGCCGCCTCCGGGCAGCTCAAGGACTCCCAGGACCTGGTGACGCTGGCCGGGCAGACCCAGGACGCGCTGGTCCTCGCGCACTCCCTGGCCGACGAGCGGGACGACGTCACGTCGTACATCGCGGCCGGCCGGTCCAAGTCCAAGGCGCCCTCCGAGCAGCGCAGCGCCCGGGTCGACCGGCAGATCGAGGAACTGCGCGCCGACCCCGACATCCCCGCCTCGCTCCGCGGCGATCTCGACGGCATCGCGACCCTGCGCCGTTCCGCGCTCACCGGCAAGAGCAGCGCCCTGGAGACGCACGACGCCTACTCCACCGCCATCGCCGGGCTCCACCGGCTCGCCGAGCAACTGGCCGAGAAGATGCCGCCCGGGGCCGGAGGCGGCGCCCACGCGCTCGCCCAGCTCGACACCGCCGTACAGCAGTCGGCCGCCGCCCGCGGGCTGCTGCTGGCCGCCCTCGGCGTGCCCCGCTCCACGCAGACCGTCATCAGCCCCGTCACCGGGCTGCCGACCACGACCACCGGCTCCTCCTCCGCCGACGCCAAGACGCGCGACGCCCTGTCCGCCGCCGCCCAGCAGGCCCGGCTGCGCTCCGACGCCGCCCTCGCCGGCTTCCGCGAGACGGCCCCCAAGGCGGCCCTCGCGTCCTACGACTCCACGGTCACCGGCGCCGAGGTCAACCAGGCCGACAAGTACCTGGCCTCCCTCACCGACCAGCCGACCCTGAGCGACTCCGAACTCGGAACCTCCGCCTCCAAGGTCGACGCCGCGCTCTCCGCCCGCGTCGAGATGATGCGCGGTGTCGAGTCCGCCCTCTACGACCGCCGCACCAAGGACCTCGCGAAGCTGCGCGACGACGACGTCACCGCGCTGGAGATCCGGATCGCCGTCCTGGGCGCGCTGATGCTCCTCGCCGTCGGCGTCGCCACCGGGATGGCCCGCAGCCTCACCCGGCCCCTGTCGGTCCTGCGCCGCGGCTCCGCCCGGCTCGCCGAGTCGGCCGACCCCGCCGCCGAGGAACCGGTCACCTTCACCGGCCGCAACGACGAGTTCGCCCAGGTCGTCCGGTCCGTCAACGCCCTGCACGCGCACGCGGCCACCCTGCACGAACGCGTCACCACGCTGGAGTCCGACCGCAAGCACCTGGTCGGGCAGCGGCAGAAAATGGCCGACGCCCGCGAGGAGCTGCGCGCCGAACTGACCGACTCCGCCGCCCAGCTGGAGCGCCTGCGGGAAAGCATCGGCGGCACCTTCGTGAACCTGGCGCTGCGCACGCTCGGCCTGGTCGAGCGTCAGCTGACGGTCATCGAGGGCCTGGAGGAGCGCGAGCAGGACCCCGAGCGCCTCGCGACCCTGTTCAAGCTCGACCACTTCGCCACGGTCATGCGCCGCCACAGCGAGAACCTCCTGGTCCTCGCCGGTACCGAGCACGTCCAGCAGCACGCGGGTCCGGTGCCCCTGGTCGACGTGGTGCGGGCCGCGGTCAGCGAGATCGAGCGCTACGAGCGGGTCCGTATCTCCGCGCTGCCCCCGCACGCCCATGTGGCGGGCTTCGCCGCGGACGACCTCTCGCACCTGCTGGCGGAACTGCTGGAGAACGCGGCCTCGTTCTCCCCGCCGGACCTGCCCGTCGAGGTCTCCGGCTGGCTGCTGGAGAACGGCGAGGTCATGCTCTCCGTCCAGGACGAGGGCATCGGCATGACCGCGGAGCGGATGACCCGCCTGAACGCCCGCCTCGCCGAGTTCGACCCCGAGTCCCCCTACGACCAGGAGGGCGAGGAGGGCCTCGGTCTCGGCCTGTACGTCGTCGCCCGCCTCGCGCACCGGCACGGCGTCCGCGTCCAGTTGCGCGAGCAGAAGCAGGGCGGGGTGGCGGCGGTCGTCGTCCTGCCCAAGTCGCTGCTGGCGGCGGCCCCGTCGTCCGCGGTACCGGCGTCGTCGTCCTCGGTCCCGACCGCCCACACCTTCTCCCTCCCCGGCGCCGACGCCGAGGCCAACTCCAACCTCCTGCCCGCCCGCACACCCACCACCGACCCGTTGGTGGCCCTGGCGGAGAAGGCGGTACAGGAGAGCCCGGAGGCCCAGGAAGCCGGAGCCACCCCGGAGGTCGCGGCGGAGCTCCCGGCCCCGCGCACGGCCGGCGACGACCTCGCGCCCACCCCGGAGCGCCCGGCCGAGACCACCATGGAACTCCTGATCCCGGGCCCGGCCGCGGAGGCCCAGGCCCCGATCGCGGAGGCCCTGGCGACGGAGGCCCCGGCCGATGTGCCGGAGGCCCACGGCCGCCCGCCGGAGGCGGACGGGACCCACACCCAGACCGCTCCCGCGGCCGCCGACGGCGACTGCGCCCCACAGGGGCCACCCGCACCCGGCGACGAAACCCGCACGGGTGGTGCGGGTGGGAGCGAAGAGCGGGCCGAAGGCGAAGCCGAGGCCGCCGAACACACCCGCACCCCGGACGAGGAGGAGCCCGTCACCGCGAAGGGCCTCCCCAAGCGCACCCCGAAGATCACCACCCCCACCGAGGCACCCCGCCCGCGCGGCGGATCCGTCGACGCCGATGCTCTGCGCCGCAGGCTGGGCGGCTTCCGTCGGGGGGCGGAGGCCGGCTACCGCGACGTACAGGCGGAGATCGCCGAACAGACAGGCCAGACCCAGGCTCCCGCCACAGAACCAGCCACATCCGAAGAAGCCACGGGGGGCACAGTCGAGGAGGCAAGCAGTTGA
- a CDS encoding roadblock/LC7 domain-containing protein gives MTAPSTFGLSSEARNLHWLLTNLVEEVPGIQSVAVVSSDGLLLLSSDQSRNDEARQAQTRTAAKGPRGSAADLATIVSGIGSLTIGAARLMDSGPVKHTMVAMDEGSLFVMSISDGSLLGVHGSADCDMSVVAYHMALFVGRAGHVLTPELRSELRKSLEQESAGSAR, from the coding sequence TTGACCGCGCCCAGTACCTTCGGACTGAGCAGTGAAGCCCGTAACCTGCACTGGCTGCTGACGAACCTGGTCGAGGAGGTGCCGGGCATCCAGTCGGTGGCGGTCGTCTCCTCCGACGGCCTGCTCCTGCTCTCCTCCGACCAGTCCCGCAACGACGAGGCCCGCCAGGCGCAGACCCGCACGGCGGCGAAGGGCCCCCGCGGCTCCGCCGCCGACCTCGCCACCATCGTCTCCGGCATCGGCAGCCTCACCATCGGCGCCGCCCGGCTGATGGACTCCGGCCCCGTGAAGCACACGATGGTCGCGATGGACGAGGGCAGCCTGTTCGTGATGTCGATCAGCGACGGCTCGCTGCTCGGCGTGCACGGCTCCGCGGACTGCGACATGAGCGTGGTGGCGTACCACATGGCGCTGTTCGTCGGCCGCGCCGGCCACGTCCTGACCCCCGAGCTCCGCAGCGAGCTGCGAAAATCCCTGGAGCAGGAGTCCGCGGGGAGTGCCCGATGA
- a CDS encoding DUF742 domain-containing protein encodes MTSDKQQRRTLPVRGGDRKPARVRPYSLTGGRTRFGHVLLVETFVAALEAPEERKELTNGSLSTRVMPEMRAIVELCRRMRTVAEIAALLKMPLGVVRVLLSDLADQGKIRVYGTGTGHGTGRPDRALLERVLSGLRRL; translated from the coding sequence ATGACCAGTGACAAGCAGCAGAGGCGGACGCTCCCCGTCCGCGGCGGCGACCGCAAACCGGCCCGTGTCCGCCCCTACTCGCTCACCGGTGGCCGTACCCGCTTCGGACATGTCCTCCTCGTGGAGACGTTCGTCGCGGCGCTCGAGGCCCCGGAGGAGCGCAAGGAACTGACGAATGGTTCCCTCAGCACCCGGGTGATGCCCGAGATGCGGGCCATCGTCGAACTGTGCCGCCGCATGCGCACGGTGGCCGAGATCGCCGCGCTGCTGAAGATGCCGCTCGGCGTGGTCCGCGTGCTGCTCAGCGATCTCGCGGACCAGGGAAAGATCCGTGTGTACGGCACCGGGACCGGTCACGGCACGGGCCGTCCGGACCGCGCTCTGCTGGAAAGGGTGCTGAGTGGACTCCGCCGTCTCTGA